One Pelagicoccus sp. SDUM812003 genomic region harbors:
- a CDS encoding polysaccharide deacetylase family protein: MLRFLIASFSLVFLAQAAPPMTPPIRIALVFDDGPAPEQAPKLLEILASRGVRATFAHVGETMSQHPQVARLISERGHEIANHSLRHRDPDSLSPSELQEQIQRSQAIMASTLDTAPRWYWPPFLKTSESIREACRSAGIALYEPASIVVSQDYDTSVSADEIERLATTGVTDGAVILFHEWRKETADRLPAILDELKRQGCVFHTFTELHQAVAASAP; the protein is encoded by the coding sequence ATGCTGCGCTTTCTCATCGCTTCATTCAGCCTTGTTTTCCTCGCCCAGGCCGCCCCTCCCATGACACCGCCAATCCGTATCGCGCTCGTATTTGACGATGGCCCAGCGCCCGAACAGGCGCCGAAGCTGCTCGAGATCCTCGCCTCCCGCGGCGTACGCGCCACCTTTGCCCACGTCGGCGAAACCATGAGCCAGCATCCGCAAGTCGCTCGGCTGATCAGCGAGCGCGGACATGAGATCGCCAACCACTCCCTGCGGCACCGCGATCCGGACAGCCTCAGTCCTAGCGAACTGCAGGAGCAGATCCAACGATCCCAAGCGATCATGGCATCGACTCTCGACACGGCCCCGCGTTGGTACTGGCCGCCGTTTCTCAAAACCAGCGAGTCGATCCGCGAAGCCTGCCGCTCTGCCGGCATCGCGCTTTACGAGCCGGCCTCCATCGTCGTCTCCCAGGATTACGACACCTCGGTTTCCGCGGACGAAATCGAGCGCCTGGCCACCACCGGCGTGACCGATGGGGCGGTGATTCTCTTCCATGAATGGCGGAAGGAAACGGCCGACCGCCTTCCCGCCATCCTGGACGAGCTCAAGCGGCAGGGCTGCGTCTTCCACACTTTCACCGAGCTGCACCAAGCCGTCGCGGCCAGCGCTCCTTAG
- a CDS encoding LacI family DNA-binding transcriptional regulator — MKRITLADVAKEYGCHPTTVSMALRNHPRLPQKTIEKIQALAEKMGYRPDPALGALVAYRRNATASRKASPLAYVTHWNTRFGWKDVDAHRQFYEGASERAESLGYKLDHFWLGDPNLSIQRIGEILVNRGIRGVVIASHMPTIDNELDWDWTKFSAVKIDFFPSSLAVHTISNDQRSIMRLAMRKAIDAGYRKIGCIMPRWWDDYVNQAWSSGFLSGQLALREEERIPMLFFEKGPENNRRIDARHLKQWMDQWRPEVIVSHSLFVEQALRELDVRLPEDVAYIDVYPERKDGEIAGVVHNCHRVGEMAVEILAGQLQQNQFGLPAYPTSTMVEGTWVDGRSLPTKEPALSGD; from the coding sequence ATGAAACGCATAACATTGGCGGACGTTGCTAAGGAGTATGGATGCCACCCGACGACGGTGTCCATGGCCTTGCGCAATCATCCGCGACTTCCGCAGAAGACCATCGAAAAAATTCAGGCTTTGGCGGAGAAGATGGGATATCGCCCCGACCCGGCCCTCGGGGCTTTGGTGGCCTACCGGCGAAACGCCACCGCGTCGCGCAAGGCCTCGCCTCTTGCTTACGTGACGCACTGGAACACCCGCTTCGGCTGGAAGGATGTGGACGCGCACCGCCAGTTCTACGAGGGCGCTTCGGAACGGGCCGAATCGCTTGGCTACAAGCTCGATCACTTTTGGTTGGGCGATCCGAACCTCTCCATCCAGCGCATCGGCGAGATTCTGGTCAATCGGGGCATTCGTGGCGTGGTGATCGCCTCGCACATGCCGACCATCGACAACGAGCTGGATTGGGATTGGACGAAGTTCAGCGCGGTGAAGATCGACTTTTTTCCCAGCTCTTTGGCGGTGCACACCATTTCGAACGATCAGCGCTCGATCATGCGGCTCGCTATGCGCAAGGCCATAGACGCGGGGTATCGAAAAATTGGATGCATCATGCCGCGCTGGTGGGACGACTATGTGAATCAGGCTTGGTCCAGCGGTTTTCTCTCCGGCCAGCTAGCGCTGCGGGAGGAGGAGCGCATCCCCATGCTTTTCTTTGAGAAGGGCCCGGAAAACAATCGAAGGATCGATGCCCGGCACCTCAAGCAATGGATGGACCAATGGCGACCGGAGGTGATCGTCAGCCACTCGCTATTTGTCGAGCAAGCGCTTCGAGAGCTGGACGTCAGGCTGCCTGAGGATGTCGCTTACATCGATGTGTATCCGGAACGCAAGGACGGGGAGATCGCCGGAGTGGTGCACAACTGCCACCGCGTGGGCGAGATGGCGGTGGAGATCCTGGCGGGTCAGTTGCAGCAAAACCAGTTCGGCCTCCCGGCCTATCCGACATCGACCATGGTCGAAGGCACATGGGTCGACGGACGATCTCTGCCGACCAAGGAGCCCGCGCTTTCCGGCGACTAG